A window from Acidobacteriota bacterium encodes these proteins:
- a CDS encoding formylglycine-generating enzyme family protein, whose amino-acid sequence MTSVGSTALTAMVRSEQPAKTSAATAAKTMRAPDPSACLDTCSTADHIRPVCFGLARQHAPQPASAGNGCPIASPIPCHHFRVGAFECIPAGWFVMGSPDGQRDEAPVHRVWVDAFELAVDPVTRAEYARFRETTGRAAPREWDNPRFADPELPVVGVSWNDAVVYCIWRSSLGATPVRLPTEAEWERAARGGRQDGDYPWGDAIPAWIPNGGRGPLDGPWPVGLGPPNAFGIRGIAANIHEWCADWHARDYYADSPSRNPAGPASGRRRASRGGSWRHAVTISRVAARSKLDPSFRYTDYGFRIARDV is encoded by the coding sequence TTGACCAGCGTCGGCAGCACCGCGTTGACCGCCATGGTGCGGAGCGAGCAACCGGCGAAGACCAGCGCCGCCACGGCGGCGAAGACGATGCGGGCGCCCGATCCGAGTGCTTGTCTCGACACCTGTTCAACCGCCGATCATATCAGGCCGGTTTGTTTCGGGCTCGCCCGGCAGCATGCGCCGCAGCCGGCGTCCGCAGGGAACGGGTGCCCGATCGCGTCGCCAATCCCGTGTCATCATTTCCGGGTGGGCGCCTTCGAGTGCATTCCCGCCGGCTGGTTCGTCATGGGCAGCCCCGATGGTCAGCGCGACGAGGCGCCGGTGCACCGGGTCTGGGTCGATGCTTTCGAGCTGGCCGTCGATCCGGTGACCCGCGCCGAGTATGCCCGCTTCCGGGAGACGACCGGGCGGGCGGCGCCTCGCGAGTGGGACAACCCGCGGTTCGCCGACCCCGAGCTGCCGGTGGTGGGCGTGAGCTGGAACGACGCCGTCGTCTACTGTATCTGGCGGTCGTCCCTGGGGGCGACTCCGGTGCGCCTCCCGACCGAGGCGGAGTGGGAGCGGGCGGCGCGGGGCGGACGCCAGGATGGAGACTATCCCTGGGGCGACGCTATCCCCGCCTGGATTCCGAACGGCGGCCGGGGGCCGCTCGACGGGCCTTGGCCGGTCGGCCTCGGTCCGCCCAACGCCTTCGGCATCCGCGGCATCGCCGCCAACATCCACGAATGGTGCGCCGACTGGCACGCGAGGGACTACTACGCAGACTCGCCGTCGCGCAATCCCGCCGGACCCGCGAGCGGGCGGCGGCGTGCCTCGCGCGGCGGATCCTGGCGTCACGCGGTGACCATCAGCCGGGTCGCCGCGCGCAGCAAGCTCGACCCGTCGTTCCGCTACACCGACTACGGCTTCCGGATCGCCCGCGATGTCTGA
- a CDS encoding CCA tRNA nucleotidyltransferase — protein MSEELDLAHRVARAVHDAGGRAFIVGGWVRDDLLGGASKAGSAGDGAARDGSPQDIDIEVFGLPADRLRAVLAALGRVNAVGASFAVFKLGPLDVSLPRTESKAGRGHRGFVVTGAPELPLAEAARRRDFTVNAIAWDPLTRQHVDPHGGRDDLRRKRLRMVDPATFGDDSLRVLRAIQLAARLEFEVDEPTRAVCRTIALDDLPAERVWGEMEKLLLQAERPSLGFTLARELGVVDRLFPELAALVDCPQEPEWHPEGDVWIHTLMVIDKARGRLDGLARPRQLAVMLGAVCHDFGKPATTAYLDGRIRSLNHEEMGVPPATAFLDRLNIHTLDGYDVRGQVLGLVAHHLKPGMWRAAPKVGDGAFRRLARKVDLELLARLAKADCEGRTGRFDCSAMDWFLQRAQSLGVEHAPPAPILMGRHLLALGVPPGPAVGSILKRVYERQLDGGVTTLEEATDAARALLKEQRG, from the coding sequence ATGTCTGAGGAGCTGGATCTCGCGCACCGCGTCGCCCGCGCGGTGCACGACGCAGGGGGACGCGCGTTCATCGTCGGCGGCTGGGTGCGCGACGATCTGCTGGGCGGCGCGTCGAAGGCCGGTTCAGCGGGGGACGGCGCAGCGCGGGACGGCTCTCCCCAGGACATCGATATCGAGGTCTTCGGACTCCCCGCGGACCGGCTGCGGGCGGTGCTGGCGGCACTCGGTCGGGTCAACGCCGTCGGGGCCAGCTTCGCGGTCTTCAAGCTCGGTCCGCTCGACGTCTCGCTCCCCCGCACCGAATCGAAGGCGGGCCGCGGCCACCGCGGCTTCGTCGTCACCGGCGCTCCGGAGCTGCCGCTGGCGGAGGCGGCGCGCCGCCGCGACTTCACCGTCAACGCCATCGCCTGGGACCCCTTGACCCGGCAGCACGTCGACCCGCACGGGGGCCGCGACGATCTGCGCCGCAAACGCCTGCGCATGGTCGACCCGGCAACCTTCGGCGACGACAGCCTGCGGGTGTTGCGCGCGATACAGCTCGCGGCGCGCCTCGAATTCGAGGTCGACGAGCCGACCCGGGCCGTCTGCCGCACCATCGCCCTCGACGATCTGCCGGCAGAACGCGTGTGGGGCGAGATGGAGAAGCTGCTGCTCCAGGCCGAACGGCCGTCGCTCGGCTTCACCCTGGCGCGTGAGCTGGGCGTCGTCGATCGGCTCTTCCCGGAGCTCGCGGCGCTCGTCGACTGCCCGCAGGAGCCGGAGTGGCACCCGGAGGGCGATGTCTGGATCCACACCCTGATGGTGATCGACAAGGCCCGCGGCCGGCTCGACGGTCTCGCGCGCCCGCGGCAGCTCGCGGTGATGCTCGGCGCCGTCTGCCACGACTTCGGCAAGCCGGCGACCACGGCGTACCTCGACGGCCGCATCCGGTCGCTGAACCACGAGGAGATGGGGGTCCCGCCGGCCACGGCATTCCTGGACCGGCTCAACATCCACACGCTCGACGGCTACGACGTCCGGGGCCAGGTGCTCGGCCTGGTGGCGCACCACCTGAAGCCGGGGATGTGGCGGGCCGCCCCCAAGGTGGGCGACGGTGCGTTCCGGCGGCTGGCGCGCAAGGTGGACCTGGAATTGCTGGCCCGCCTCGCGAAGGCCGACTGCGAGGGTCGCACCGGCCGCTTCGACTGCTCGGCGATGGATTGGTTCCTGCAGCGTGCGCAGTCGCTCGGGGTCGAACATGCCCCGCCGGCGCCGATCCTGATGGGCCGCCACCTGTTGGCTCTCGGGGTTCCGCCCGGGCCCGCGGTCGGGTCCATCCTGAAGCGGGTCTACGAGCGCCAGCTCGACGGCGGGGTCACGACGCTGGAGGAAGCGACCGACGCGGCCAGGGCGCTGCTGAAGGAGCAGCGGGGCTGA
- a CDS encoding tetratricopeptide repeat protein, with translation MADVRSVPIASIASAAACGAVLAACAIGPGSGGAPPRRDPGAGESGVAYVDDASCADCHAREHEAWSGSHHDLAMQEATAETVLGDFDGATFTHFGLTSRFFVRDGRFFVNTEGPDGRLADFELVYTFGVEPLQQYLAAFPGGRLQSLTIAWDTERGEWFHLYPDQEIPPDDPLHWTGRYQRWNLMCAECHSTHLRPDYDVESDTYRTTWAAMDVGCQACHGPGAAHVDRARAAPPDRASAPAGLVVDFPAGAADTEIRACAGCHSRRQRLAAVDRHARPFLDDFLPAKLDEGLYYPDGQIQDEVYVWGSFVQSRMHAAGVRCSDCHDPHRLGLRADGDAVCLQCHREAPVERFPMLSPGRYDTPDHHFHPPDSAAARCASCHMPAQTYMQVDPRRDHGFRIPRPDLSATLGTPNACTRCHDDRPAAWAADRAAEWWGAPAEPHFAAALAAARAGDRDAEAPLLAVAGDGALPAIVRATAIEALRGYGPAALRAIAAAAADPDPLVRASAAGGLDRLPPPRRAAVLAPLLADPIRAVRVAAARGLAAVPRSVLTQAQRSAFDAARAELVDVQMAAADRPASHLNLGVLAAGAGRREEAEAAYRTALRLDPFFVPARFNLATLLNRQGRNAEAETVLRDGIERAPGDGELHYSLGLLLAEEGRLDEAADSLGRAAALIPDRVRVAYNHGLALETLGRLAAAETAFLEASRRDSRDADVLLALARILLRQGELERAQDYARQLIAVDPGSPAAQRMANEIQLRRLREGP, from the coding sequence ATGGCCGACGTTAGATCCGTGCCCATCGCCTCGATTGCGTCGGCTGCCGCGTGCGGCGCGGTCCTCGCCGCGTGCGCAATCGGGCCCGGAAGCGGCGGCGCGCCTCCGCGCCGCGACCCGGGCGCCGGCGAGAGCGGCGTCGCCTACGTCGACGACGCGTCGTGCGCCGACTGCCACGCGCGGGAGCACGAGGCCTGGTCCGGCTCGCATCACGACCTCGCCATGCAGGAGGCCACGGCCGAGACCGTGCTCGGCGACTTCGACGGCGCGACGTTCACCCACTTCGGCCTGACCTCCCGCTTCTTCGTGCGGGACGGCCGGTTCTTCGTCAACACGGAGGGGCCCGACGGGCGGCTCGCCGACTTCGAGCTGGTCTATACCTTCGGCGTCGAGCCGCTCCAGCAGTACCTGGCGGCGTTTCCCGGCGGCCGCCTCCAGAGCCTGACGATCGCGTGGGATACGGAACGCGGCGAGTGGTTCCACCTGTACCCCGACCAGGAGATCCCGCCGGACGACCCGCTGCACTGGACCGGTCGCTACCAGCGCTGGAACCTCATGTGCGCGGAGTGCCACTCGACCCACCTGCGCCCCGACTACGACGTCGAGAGCGATACGTACCGCACCACCTGGGCGGCGATGGACGTCGGCTGCCAGGCGTGTCACGGTCCCGGCGCGGCGCACGTCGACCGGGCGCGCGCCGCGCCGCCGGATCGGGCGTCGGCGCCGGCCGGGCTGGTCGTCGACTTTCCGGCCGGTGCCGCCGATACCGAGATCCGGGCCTGCGCCGGCTGCCATTCGCGGCGCCAGCGCCTCGCCGCGGTCGATCGTCACGCGCGCCCGTTCCTCGACGACTTCCTGCCGGCGAAGCTGGACGAGGGGCTGTACTACCCCGACGGGCAGATTCAGGACGAGGTGTACGTCTGGGGATCGTTCGTCCAGAGCCGAATGCACGCCGCGGGGGTCCGCTGCTCGGACTGCCACGACCCGCACCGGCTCGGGTTGCGCGCCGACGGCGACGCGGTCTGTCTCCAGTGCCACCGGGAGGCGCCGGTAGAGCGGTTTCCGATGCTCTCGCCCGGTCGCTACGATACGCCCGACCACCACTTCCACCCGCCGGACTCGGCCGCGGCGCGCTGCGCGAGCTGCCACATGCCGGCGCAGACCTACATGCAGGTCGACCCCCGCCGCGATCACGGCTTTCGCATCCCGCGCCCGGACCTGTCGGCCACCCTGGGTACGCCGAACGCCTGCACGCGGTGCCACGACGATCGGCCGGCCGCGTGGGCGGCTGACCGGGCCGCCGAGTGGTGGGGGGCGCCGGCCGAGCCGCACTTCGCCGCGGCGCTCGCGGCGGCCCGCGCCGGCGATCGGGACGCGGAGGCGCCGCTGCTGGCGGTCGCCGGCGACGGCGCCCTCCCGGCCATCGTGCGGGCGACGGCGATCGAGGCGCTGCGCGGCTACGGGCCGGCGGCGCTGCGGGCCATCGCGGCCGCCGCCGCCGATCCCGATCCGCTGGTGCGCGCTTCCGCGGCGGGCGGGCTCGACCGGTTGCCGCCGCCGCGGCGGGCGGCCGTGCTCGCGCCGCTGCTCGCGGACCCGATCCGGGCGGTCCGCGTAGCGGCGGCCCGCGGGCTTGCCGCGGTGCCCCGTTCGGTCCTCACGCAGGCGCAACGGTCGGCATTCGACGCCGCGCGGGCCGAGCTCGTCGACGTGCAGATGGCGGCGGCCGATCGGCCCGCCTCGCACCTCAACCTCGGCGTCCTGGCCGCCGGCGCGGGCCGCCGGGAGGAGGCCGAGGCCGCCTACCGCACGGCGCTGCGGCTCGACCCGTTCTTCGTGCCGGCCCGCTTCAACCTCGCCACGCTGCTCAACCGGCAGGGACGGAACGCCGAGGCCGAGACGGTCCTGCGCGACGGTATCGAACGGGCGCCCGGCGACGGGGAGCTGCACTACTCGCTGGGCCTGCTGCTGGCCGAGGAGGGGCGTCTCGACGAGGCCGCGGACAGTCTCGGGCGCGCGGCCGCGCTGATCCCGGACCGGGTGCGCGTCGCCTACAACCACGGGCTGGCGCTCGAGACCCTCGGACGCCTCGCCGCGGCGGAAACGGCGTTTCTGGAGGCGAGCCGGCGCGACTCCCGGGATGCCGACGTGCTGCTCGCGCTGGCCCGGATCCTCCTGCGGCAGGGGGAGCTGGAGCGGGCGCAGGACTACGCCCGGCAACTGATCGCGGTGGACCCGGGTTCGCCTGCCGCGCAGCGGATGGCCAACGAGATCCAGCTCCGCCGGCTGCGCGAAGGGCCATAG
- a CDS encoding tetratricopeptide repeat protein translates to MGRRTARRRRARQERGAHVAASRAAAAGAPGVATPALAAIFATALLVRLVHVWQLGASPFGDLLLGDSAGYDRWARELAAGDWLGAEVFYQAPLYPYLLGVIYSALGSDVTLVRVCQAALGSASAVLLAAAGGRFLSPRVGIVAGAALALYAPAIFVDATLQKSVVDVFLLTGLLWMLSRTLDGAPPARRWVGVGAILGALCLTRENALILVAALGAWLWLGRRERRDWLRQAALMAAGVAIVLVPVALRNGAVGGEWHLTTSQFGPNFYIGNSADADGAYRPLRYGRGDAAFERDDATALAEAAVGRDLTPAGVSRYWVGQAFDDIAAAPGRWLQLLVRKTALTFNAVEVIDTESQYAHAEHSVPLAATGWFTHFGLLVPLAVVGIAVTWPQRRRLLPLYLMLGLYAASVIAFYVFARYRYPLAPLLVLFAAAGGEHLVRVARRTATVAHAPLVAGIVLACIVGANWPLLSKDHMRAASYNNLATAYRERGDLERAIGLYETALTLDADYAQAHSNIGSALAASGETDRAIEHYRQAIAADPATGDLRYNFGNALLAANLYAEAAEQFRFAVDAWPEDAEAYNNLGIALASGTRMAEAAEAFREAVRLDPAGVRAHRNLGIALEELGDADGARRHYAEAERLETAAPPAP, encoded by the coding sequence ATGGGACGACGTACAGCCCGGCGGCGCCGGGCCCGCCAGGAGCGCGGCGCTCACGTTGCTGCGAGCCGCGCGGCGGCAGCCGGCGCGCCGGGCGTCGCAACGCCGGCGCTGGCCGCGATCTTCGCGACGGCCCTGCTCGTCCGCCTCGTTCACGTCTGGCAGCTCGGCGCCTCCCCGTTCGGCGACCTCCTGCTCGGCGACTCCGCGGGGTACGATCGCTGGGCGCGGGAGCTCGCGGCCGGCGACTGGCTTGGCGCCGAGGTCTTCTACCAGGCCCCGCTCTATCCCTACCTCCTCGGCGTGATCTATTCCGCGCTCGGATCGGACGTCACCCTCGTGCGCGTCTGCCAGGCGGCGCTGGGCTCGGCCTCGGCGGTCCTGCTCGCGGCGGCCGGGGGACGCTTCCTCTCGCCGCGGGTGGGCATCGTCGCCGGGGCGGCGCTGGCTCTCTATGCGCCGGCAATCTTCGTCGACGCGACCCTGCAGAAGTCGGTGGTCGACGTCTTCCTGCTGACGGGACTCCTCTGGATGCTGAGCCGAACCCTGGACGGCGCACCTCCCGCCCGTCGCTGGGTCGGCGTCGGCGCCATCCTCGGTGCGCTGTGCCTGACCCGCGAGAACGCGCTGATCCTGGTGGCGGCCCTGGGCGCCTGGCTCTGGCTGGGACGGCGCGAGCGGCGCGACTGGCTGCGACAGGCCGCGCTCATGGCCGCCGGGGTCGCCATCGTGCTGGTTCCGGTCGCCTTGCGCAACGGCGCCGTCGGCGGCGAATGGCACCTGACGACATCGCAGTTCGGACCGAACTTCTACATCGGCAACAGTGCGGACGCGGACGGCGCCTATCGTCCGTTGCGGTACGGCCGGGGCGATGCGGCGTTCGAGCGCGACGACGCGACCGCCCTGGCCGAGGCGGCGGTTGGACGCGACCTCACACCGGCCGGCGTGTCGCGCTACTGGGTCGGCCAGGCGTTCGACGACATCGCGGCGGCGCCGGGACGCTGGCTGCAGTTGCTGGTCCGCAAGACGGCGCTCACCTTCAATGCGGTCGAGGTGATCGACACCGAGAGCCAGTACGCCCACGCGGAGCACTCCGTGCCGCTGGCCGCAACCGGCTGGTTCACCCACTTCGGGCTGCTCGTGCCTCTCGCCGTAGTCGGCATCGCGGTCACCTGGCCGCAGCGCCGACGACTCCTCCCGCTGTACCTGATGCTCGGGCTGTACGCGGCGAGCGTGATCGCGTTCTACGTCTTCGCCCGCTACCGCTATCCCCTGGCGCCGCTCCTCGTGCTGTTCGCGGCGGCTGGAGGAGAGCATCTGGTGCGCGTCGCACGGCGCACCGCCACCGTCGCGCACGCGCCCCTCGTCGCGGGGATCGTCCTCGCCTGCATCGTCGGCGCCAACTGGCCGCTGCTGTCGAAGGACCACATGCGCGCCGCGTCCTACAACAACCTGGCCACCGCGTATCGCGAGCGGGGAGATCTGGAGCGGGCCATCGGGCTCTACGAGACCGCCCTCACCCTGGACGCCGACTACGCGCAGGCCCACAGCAACATCGGGAGCGCTCTCGCGGCCAGCGGCGAGACCGACCGCGCCATCGAGCACTATCGGCAGGCGATCGCCGCCGACCCCGCCACCGGCGACCTGCGCTACAACTTCGGAAACGCGCTGCTCGCCGCGAACCTGTACGCGGAGGCGGCCGAGCAGTTCCGTTTCGCGGTGGACGCGTGGCCGGAGGACGCCGAGGCGTACAACAACCTCGGGATAGCCCTTGCCTCGGGAACTCGCATGGCGGAAGCGGCGGAGGCCTTCCGGGAGGCGGTTCGACTCGATCCGGCGGGGGTACGCGCACACCGCAACCTGGGGATCGCGCTCGAGGAGCTGGGCGATGCCGACGGGGCTCGACGCCACTACGCCGAGGCCGAACGGCTCGAGACGGCGGCGCCACCCGCGCCATGA
- a CDS encoding VWA domain-containing protein: MAFMMPPCAASLRSAPRARRFTVLAVLLALWGLPPTPADAQSRRLYVQAFERGTGSIVTDLGVPEVIVREDGVVLPVTDVRPANLPTKLVVLVDNSRTAARAFDRVRDGLRGFFDRLPNQEVSLLSLSPQPRWWVQGAIGQEEIDAGLRRMEVGGRSMRLIDGLAEANEWIAEDTGPHRPVIVIVASSGRDRSADRTERFLDTAQELLRRGVTVHSLLMLPPAPGSLQRRVSVAEAVGRDLENFTGGSQATIFLGSRLEDPLGDIASRIVQRNRELSSQHEVRYERPEDLPRGQIQVDVLRLGVRYMVSANGKLAESAGRGAARISNAR; the protein is encoded by the coding sequence ATGGCTTTCATGATGCCGCCGTGCGCCGCCTCGTTGCGTTCGGCTCCGCGTGCCCGTCGCTTCACCGTTCTGGCCGTCCTGCTCGCCCTCTGGGGACTCCCTCCGACACCGGCGGACGCCCAGTCGCGGCGGCTCTACGTGCAGGCGTTCGAACGGGGCACAGGCTCCATCGTCACCGATCTCGGAGTGCCGGAGGTGATCGTGCGGGAGGACGGCGTCGTCCTGCCGGTGACCGACGTGCGGCCGGCGAACCTGCCGACCAAGCTCGTGGTCCTGGTGGACAACAGCCGTACCGCCGCGCGCGCGTTCGATCGCGTCCGCGACGGACTGCGCGGCTTCTTCGACCGCCTTCCGAACCAGGAAGTGTCGCTGCTCTCCCTGTCGCCGCAGCCTCGCTGGTGGGTCCAGGGCGCGATCGGCCAGGAAGAGATCGACGCCGGGCTGCGCCGGATGGAGGTCGGGGGGCGCTCGATGCGGCTCATCGACGGTCTGGCGGAGGCCAACGAGTGGATAGCCGAGGATACGGGACCACACCGGCCCGTGATCGTGATCGTTGCGTCGTCCGGGCGCGACCGGAGCGCGGATCGCACCGAGAGGTTCCTGGATACCGCCCAGGAGTTGCTGCGGCGCGGCGTCACCGTGCATTCGTTGTTGATGCTGCCGCCGGCGCCGGGCTCGCTGCAGCGGCGCGTGTCGGTAGCCGAGGCGGTCGGCCGTGACCTGGAGAACTTCACCGGCGGGTCCCAGGCGACCATCTTCCTCGGGTCGCGCCTCGAGGACCCGCTGGGCGACATCGCGAGTCGCATCGTGCAGCGGAACCGGGAGCTGTCGAGTCAGCACGAGGTCCGCTACGAGCGCCCCGAAGACCTTCCGCGCGGGCAGATTCAGGTCGACGTCCTCCGCCTCGGGGTCCGCTACATGGTGTCGGCGAACGGCAAGCTGGCAGAGTCTGCCGGACGTGGAGCAGCCCGGATCTCCAACGCTCGATGA